The uncultured Desulfobacter sp. genomic interval CATCAAGGACCATATCCAGCCTTGTATCGAAATAATCATGGAGCAGGGATGCATCCTCAAACACATCACCGTCAGGGTCCGTGGCCGAGGTAGAAATAATGGGATTACCAAGTCCTAAAGCAAGATTCAGGGCGATTTGATTGGCAGGCACCCTTATACCGGCGGTTTTCCTTTTGGTCAGCATGATTTTGGGCACCATCTTTGATCCAGGCAGGATAAAAGTATAAGGTCCGGGCAGTAAACGTTTCATGTGGCGATATGCGATATTGGACACCTTGGCATATTGAGAAATATTTTTTAAATCCGGACAGATGAAACTGAACGGCTTGGTTTTATCTCTTTGTTTGAGTTTATATATTTTTTCAATGGCTTTTTTATTCATGATATCACAGCCGATACCGTAAAATGTGTCGGTGGGGTAGGCTATAATACCGCCTTTTCTAAGACATGCCACAGCCATAGATATGATTCGGGCCTGGGGTGTCTGT includes:
- a CDS encoding L-threonylcarbamoyladenylate synthase, producing MLYNVNSQTPQARIISMAVACLRKGGIIAYPTDTFYGIGCDIMNKKAIEKIYKLKQRDKTKPFSFICPDLKNISQYAKVSNIAYRHMKRLLPGPYTFILPGSKMVPKIMLTKRKTAGIRVPANQIALNLALGLGNPIISTSATDPDGDVFEDASLLHDYFDTRLDMVLDGGPVPNTPSSVISLVEDEPEVIRHGAGEVDLFE